From one Bos taurus isolate L1 Dominette 01449 registration number 42190680 breed Hereford chromosome 24, ARS-UCD2.0, whole genome shotgun sequence genomic stretch:
- the SKOR2 gene encoding SKI family transcriptional corepressor 2, whose product MASSPLPGPNDILLASPSSAFQPDALSQPRPGHANLKPNQVGQVILYGIPIVSLVIDGQERLCLAQISNTLLKNFSYNEIHNRRVALGITCVQCTPVQLEILRRAGAMPISSRRCGMITKREAERLCKSFLGENRPPKLPDNFAFDVSHECAWGCRGSFIPARYNSSRAKCIKCSYCNMYFSPNKFIFHSHRTPDAKYTQPDAANFNSWRRHLKLTDKSPQDELVFAWEDVKAMFNGGSRKRALPQPGTHPACHPLSSVKAAAVAAAAAVAGGGGLLGPHLLGAPPPPPPPPPLAELAGAPHAPHHKRPRFEDDDDSLQEAAVVAAASLSAAAAASLSVAAASGGAGAAGGGAGGGCVTGAGAAAGAKGPRSYPVIPVPSKGSFGGVLQKFPGCGGLFPHPYTFPAAAAAFGLCHKKEDAGAAAEALGGAGGAGAAPKAGLSGLFWPAGRKDAFYPPFCMFWPPRTPGGLPVPTYLQPPPQPPSALGCALGESPALLRQAFLDLAEPGGAGAGAGAEAAPPPGQPPPVVANGPGSGQPPPAGGAGARDALFESPPGGGGGDCSAGSTPPADPGSVAGAAGAGPAGARGPAAPHPHLLEGRKAGGGSYHHSSAFRPVGGKDDAESLAKLHGASAGAPHSAPAHHHHHHHHHPHQHHHHHHHPPQPPSPPLLLLPPQPDEPGSERHHAAPPPPPPPPPPLAPQPHPRGLLSPGGTSCSYPSEDSSEDEDDEEEEQEVDVEGHKPPEGEEEEDEGREPEDDEEEDEETGVLLADPLVGGGRFLQGRGLSEKGSSRDRPLAAAGPFPLALNSSRLLQEDGKLGDPGGPDLPPPPPPPLASQKPSGGLGSSPGSPVHHPSLEEQPSYKDNQKTKENNQVILSTKDDNNFSDKNKEHSFFITDSDASGDFWRERSGEHTQETNSPHSLKKDVENMGKEELQKVLFEQIDLRRRLEQEFQVLKGNTSFPVFNNFQDQMKRELAYREEMVQQLQIIPYAASLIRKEKLGAHLSKS is encoded by the exons ATGGCTTCCAGCCCGCTGCCGGGGCCCAACGACATCTTGCTGGCGTCGCCGTCGAGCGCCTTCCAGCCCGACGCGCTGAGCCAGCCGCGACCGGGCCACGCCAACCTGaaacccaaccaggtgggccagGTGATCCTCTACGGCATTCCCATCGTGTCGCTGGTGATCGACGGGCAGGAGCGCCTATGCCTGGCGCAGATCTCCAACACGCTCCTCAAGAATTTCAGCTACAACGAGATCCACAACCGCCGCGTGGCGCTCGGCATCACGTGCGTGCAGTGCACGCCGGTGCAGCTGGAGATCCTACGGCGCGCCGGGGCCATGCCCATCTCCTCGCGCCGCTGCGGCATGATCACCAAGCGCGAGGCCGAGCGCCTGTGCAAGTCGTTCCTAGGCGAAAACAGGCCGCCCAAGCTGCCCGACAACTTCGCCTTCGACGTTTCGCACGAGTGCGCCTGGGGCTGTCGCGGCAGCTTCATCCCCGCGCGCTACAACAGCTCGCGCGCCAAGTGCATCAAATGCAGCTACTGCAACATGTACTTCTCGCCCAACAAGTTCATCTTCCACTCCCACCGCACGCCCGACGCCAAGTACACGCAGCCGGACGCAGCCAACTTCAACTCGTGGCGCCGTCATCTCAAGCTCACGGACAAGAGCCCCCAGGACGAGCTCGTCTTCGCCTGGGAGGACGTCAAGGCCATGTTCAACGGCGGGAGCCGAAAGCGCGCGCTGCCCCAGCCGGGCACGCACCCCGCCTGCCATCCGCTCAGCTCAGTCAAGGCGGccgcggtggcggcggcggcggcggtggccgggggcggggggctccTGGGCCCGCACCTGCTGGGGGCGCCtcccccgccgccgcccccgccgcctcTGGCCGAGCTGGCCGGCGCGCCGCACGCGCCGCATCACAAGCGGCCGCGCTTCGAGGACGACGACGACTCGCTGCAGGAGGCTGCCGTCGTGGCCGCCGCCAGCctctcggccgccgccgccgccagccTCTCGGTGGCCGCGGCCTCGGGTGGCGCCGGGGCAGCCGGGGGCGGCGCCGGGGGCGGTTGCGTGACCGGCGCGGGCGCGGCGGCCGGCGCCAAAGGGCCGCGCAGCTACCCGGTCATCCCGGTGCCCAGCAAGGGCTCGTTCGGGGGCGTGCTGCAGAAGTTCCCGGGCTGCGGGGGCCTCTTCCCGCATCCTTACACCTtcccagccgccgccgccgccttcgGCTTGTGCCACAAAAAGGAGGACGCGGGCGCCGCGGCCGAGGCCCTGGGGGGTGCGGGCGGCGCGGGCGCGGCGCCCAAGGCCGGCCTGTCGGGCCTCTTTTGGCCGGCGGGCCGCAAGGACGCCTTCTATCCGCCCTTCTGCATGTTCTGGCCTCCGCGGACCCCGGGCGGGCTTCCGGTGCCCACGTACCTACAGCCCCCGCCGCAGCCGCCCTCGGCGCTCGGCTGCGCGCTGGGGGAAAGCCCGGCCCTGCTGCGCCAGGCCTTTCTGGACCTGGCCGAGCCCGGAGGCGCGGGCGCGGGCGCAGGCGCCGAAGCGGCGCCCCCGCCGGGTCAGCCCCCTCCGGTCGTGGCCAACGGCCCGGGCTCCGGCCAGCCGCCTCCTGCGGGCGGCGCGGGGGCCCGCGACGCGCTCTTCGAGTCGCccccgggcggcggcggcggggactGCAGTGCGGGCTCCACGCCCCCGGCCGACCCGGGCTCGGTGGCCGGGGCCGCCGGAGCGGGCCCCGCGGGCGCCCGAGGACCTGCGgccccccaccctcacctcctGGAGGGGCGCAAAGCCGGCGGAGGCAGCTACCACCACTCGAGCGCCTTCCGGCCGGTGGGCGGCAAGGACGACGCGGAGAGCCTGGCCAAGCTGCACGGGGCGTCCGCGGGCGCGCCGCACTCGGCCCCAgcgcatcaccaccaccaccaccaccaccacccgcaccagcaccaccaccaccaccaccaccccccgcaGCCGCCgtcgccgccgctgctgctgctgcccccgCAGCCCGACGAGCCGGGCTCCGAGCGCCACCACgcggccccgccgccgccgcccccgccgcccccgccgctgGCCCCGCAGCCGCACCCCCGAGGCCTCCTGTCCCCCGGTGGCACCAGCTGCAGCTACCCCAGCGAGGACAGCTCCGAGGACGAGGACGACgaggaagaggagcaggaggTGGACGTGGAGGGCCACAAGCCCCCCGagggcgaggaggaggaggacgaagGTCGAGAGCCCGAGGACGACGAGGAGGAAGACGAGGAGACGGGGGTCCTGCTAGCGGACCCCTTGGTCGGCGGCGGCCGATTcctccagggcagagggctgtCGGAGAAGGGGAGCAGCCGGGACCGCCCGCTGGCCGCCGCGGGGCCTTTCCCGCTGGCGCTGAACTCCTCGCGGCTGCTGCAGGAGGACGGAAAACTGGGTGACCCCGGCGGCCCGGACctgcccccgccgccgcccccgccgctgGCCTCGCAGAAACCGAGCGGCGGCCTCGGCAGCAGCCCCGGCAGCCCGGTCCACCATCCATCACTGGAGGAGCAGCCCTCCTACAAAGAT AATCAGAAaactaaggaaaataatcaagttaTTTTATCTACAAAGGACGACAACAACTTTTCAG ATAAGAACAAGGAGCATAGCTTTTTCATCACAGACTCTGATGCTTCGGGAGATTTTTGGAGAGAAAGATCAG GTGAACACACACAGGAGACGAATTCACCTCATTCACTCAAAAAGGATGTAGAAAATATGGGGAAAG aaGAACTTCAGAAGGTTTTATTTGAACAAATAGATTTACGGAGACGACTCGAACAAGAATTCCAAGTGTTAAAAGGAAATACATCTTTCCCAGTATTCA ATAATTTCCAGGATCAAATGAAAAGGGAACTAGCCTACAGAGAAGAAATGGTGCAACAGTTACAAATT ATTCCCTATGCAGCGAGCTTGATCAGGAAAGAAAAGCTTGGTGCCCATCTCAGCAAAAGCTAA